Proteins from a genomic interval of Beijerinckia indica subsp. indica ATCC 9039:
- a CDS encoding DUF1269 domain-containing protein → MSDLVVIVYPTEEKAEEVRKRLFALQQEYLIKLGDAVIATKSPEGEVKLHQTVNTTAAGAVSGSLWGLLIGVLFLNPLLGAALGAAGGAVGGALTDIGINDEFMKKLAESIQPGSAALFVLIEEMTTDKVLAQIKDYGGTVLQTSFDETKEQALRNALASAATTPIPPAPQG, encoded by the coding sequence ATGTCCGATCTCGTCGTCATTGTCTATCCGACTGAGGAAAAGGCGGAGGAGGTGCGCAAGCGTCTGTTCGCTCTGCAGCAGGAATATCTGATCAAGCTCGGCGACGCGGTGATCGCCACCAAATCTCCCGAGGGAGAAGTCAAGCTGCACCAGACTGTCAATACGACGGCGGCCGGCGCGGTCTCGGGCAGTCTCTGGGGTTTGCTGATCGGTGTGCTGTTTCTCAATCCGCTGCTCGGCGCAGCGCTTGGAGCGGCAGGCGGCGCCGTGGGGGGCGCCTTGACCGATATCGGCATCAATGACGAGTTCATGAAGAAACTCGCCGAAAGCATACAGCCCGGCAGCGCGGCTCTCTTCGTCCTCATCGAGGAGATGACCACGGATAAAGTGCTCGCGCAGATCAAGGATTACGGCGGCACCGTACTGCAGACCTCTTTCGATGAAACGAAGGAACAGGCTCTGCGCAATGCGCTTGCGAGCGCGGCGACGACGCCGATTCCGCCAGCACCACAGGGTTGA
- a CDS encoding regulatory protein RecX codes for MPGKRPDLEPDALRALALRYLGRYAVSAQGLAAYLKRKIRQIETQAAREDPSYEKLDPALLSARLAQVIERMKEVQLLDDKTFAQARVTALQSKGFSRRRIEADLASKGLRDEATTETLDALDPLEQARLFARRKRLFPRPGEMPEKAAKRRDKALAALLRQGFPYQIARQVLLEGE; via the coding sequence ATGCCCGGGAAACGGCCGGATCTGGAACCCGACGCGCTACGAGCCTTGGCCTTGCGCTATCTCGGCCGTTACGCGGTGAGCGCGCAAGGGCTCGCCGCCTATCTCAAGCGCAAAATCCGCCAGATCGAGACACAGGCGGCGCGGGAGGACCCGAGCTACGAAAAGCTCGATCCGGCTCTCCTGTCAGCAAGGCTCGCGCAAGTCATCGAGCGTATGAAGGAGGTGCAACTCCTCGACGATAAAACCTTTGCCCAGGCGCGCGTCACGGCCCTGCAGAGCAAGGGATTTTCACGCCGGCGGATCGAGGCCGATCTCGCCAGCAAGGGCTTGCGTGACGAGGCCACCACCGAAACGCTCGACGCGCTCGATCCCCTGGAACAGGCGCGGCTTTTCGCGAGGCGCAAAAGGCTGTTTCCTCGCCCAGGCGAGATGCCGGAAAAGGCCGCGAAACGCCGCGATAAAGCGCTCGCGGCCTTGTTGCGGCAGGGGTTTCCCTACCAGATCGCCCGGCAGGTCCTTCTGGAAGGGGAGTAG
- a CDS encoding AI-2E family transporter produces MDNSIIRAACALLSLFLMVSALFFAAAVFGPMAFALLIMAIVWPLDQALRKILPRGLALIVTIFMTFTVVITFTSLITWGGGQITHWLVQNQGRLQDLYSFGARWLEDHDIFVIGTIAERFNVVWLIRVFQGIVVRANSLAGFTLLVFIFLAMGLLEADAFRKNLQSLDVRNEGSQWGSRLVAACGAIGAKWRRYMLMRSLASLLTGLLIWGFAFAVGLELSAAWGVMSFALNYIPFIGPLVATILPTLFALAQTGSLETALLVLMTITAIQFLIGSYLEPLFTGKALAISPFFVVFAVFFWSFLWGLPGTVIGVPIMIACLTICDSYPSSRWIAVLLSGREVVEGN; encoded by the coding sequence ATGGACAACAGCATCATCCGCGCCGCTTGCGCCCTCCTCAGCCTGTTCCTGATGGTTTCCGCCCTCTTTTTTGCCGCGGCTGTGTTCGGGCCTATGGCTTTCGCGCTTTTGATCATGGCTATTGTCTGGCCGCTCGATCAGGCTCTTCGGAAAATCCTGCCGCGTGGCCTCGCGCTCATCGTCACGATTTTCATGACATTCACGGTCGTGATCACCTTCACCTCCCTCATTACCTGGGGAGGAGGACAGATCACTCATTGGCTTGTCCAGAATCAGGGCCGTTTACAGGATCTCTACAGTTTTGGAGCGAGATGGCTTGAGGACCACGATATTTTTGTTATCGGCACGATTGCCGAACGATTCAATGTCGTCTGGTTGATCCGCGTCTTTCAGGGGATCGTAGTCAGGGCGAATAGTCTCGCCGGTTTCACTCTTCTTGTCTTCATCTTCCTGGCCATGGGCCTGCTCGAGGCCGATGCGTTCAGAAAAAATCTCCAGTCCCTTGATGTGCGCAATGAAGGGAGTCAATGGGGCAGCCGGCTGGTCGCCGCTTGTGGCGCGATTGGTGCCAAATGGCGCCGCTATATGCTGATGCGGAGCTTGGCGAGTCTGTTGACGGGCCTCTTGATTTGGGGCTTTGCCTTTGCCGTCGGGCTCGAACTCTCCGCCGCCTGGGGCGTCATGTCCTTTGCCTTGAACTATATTCCCTTTATCGGGCCTTTGGTCGCCACCATCCTGCCAACTCTCTTTGCCTTGGCACAGACGGGATCCTTGGAGACGGCCCTGCTGGTTTTGATGACGATCACCGCCATTCAGTTTCTGATCGGCAGCTATCTCGAGCCTTTGTTTACGGGCAAGGCGCTCGCCATTTCCCCGTTTTTTGTCGTCTTCGCGGTGTTTTTCTGGAGCTTTCTCTGGGGCTTGCCCGGAACCGTCATCGGCGTTCCGATCATGATCGCCTGTCTTACCATTTGTGATTCTTATCCTTCGAGTCGCTGGATCGCCGTGCTTTTGTCGGGGCGGGAGGTTGTTGAGGGGAATTGA
- a CDS encoding STAS domain-containing protein translates to MDHPLDSALSATIDLPAILDLRAATPLASELLGCRGRDLIIDAAKVQRIGGQCLQVLLSAVATWQADEIPLSIRNPSPDFLEAVELLGIRPAALLEPASVDAARRDAVLLDKDLSA, encoded by the coding sequence ATGGATCATCCCTTAGACTCCGCGCTCAGCGCGACCATCGACCTGCCGGCTATCCTTGATCTGAGGGCCGCGACGCCCTTGGCGAGCGAACTGCTTGGGTGTCGGGGAAGGGACCTCATCATTGACGCTGCCAAGGTGCAACGTATCGGCGGTCAATGCCTGCAAGTCCTATTGTCCGCCGTCGCGACATGGCAGGCCGATGAAATTCCCCTCTCTATCCGCAATCCTTCGCCCGATTTCCTGGAAGCGGTCGAACTCCTCGGCATACGGCCGGCCGCTCTTTTAGAGCCTGCTTCCGTGGATGCTGCGCGGAGGGATGCGGTTCTTCTCGATAAGGATCTATCCGCATGA
- a CDS encoding response regulator — MTKTVLTVDDSRTMRDMLLLTLLDAGYRVLQAEDGEKGLEVLAQEIPDVIVTDINMPRLDGFGFIKGVRGDARHRAVPILVLTTESDAEKKDRARRAGATGWIVKPFDPVKLVDAIRRVAA; from the coding sequence ATGACCAAGACTGTCCTCACCGTCGATGATTCACGCACTATGCGCGACATGCTACTCCTGACTTTGCTGGACGCGGGCTACAGGGTTCTCCAGGCCGAGGATGGCGAGAAGGGGCTCGAGGTCCTCGCCCAGGAAATCCCTGATGTCATCGTGACCGATATCAACATGCCGCGTCTGGACGGTTTCGGTTTCATCAAGGGGGTACGTGGGGATGCCCGCCACCGCGCCGTGCCGATCCTCGTCCTCACGACGGAAAGCGATGCCGAGAAAAAAGACCGCGCGCGCCGTGCCGGCGCCACCGGCTGGATCGTGAAGCCTTTCGATCCGGTCAAGCTTGTCGATGCGATCCGACGCGTCGCTGCATGA
- the tlpA gene encoding thiol:disulfide interchange protein TlpA, which translates to MTENLEPAALKTRRRRYALPLMLLCLLALGAISLYEIRSPGGKKAVENIADEQACLASRKAAERIKPLIHGEVAALILSEAPKPVSKISFHRPDGSDASLEDFAGKTLLLNLWATWCVPCRQEMPALDRLQAQLGSPNFEVVAVNIDTARLDKPNAFLDEIGVKSLTRYADSKAEIFQTLRQAGKVLGLPTTMLVGKDGCEIATMAGPAQWDSAEAQALIKAVQEF; encoded by the coding sequence ATGACAGAAAATCTTGAACCAGCGGCATTGAAAACCCGCCGGCGCCGTTATGCCTTGCCCTTGATGCTGCTGTGCCTCCTGGCGCTCGGGGCGATCTCCCTATACGAGATCAGATCCCCCGGCGGCAAGAAAGCCGTGGAAAACATCGCGGATGAGCAGGCTTGTCTCGCCAGCCGCAAGGCGGCGGAGCGGATCAAGCCGCTTATCCATGGAGAAGTGGCGGCGCTGATCCTGTCGGAGGCTCCAAAGCCTGTGTCGAAGATCAGCTTCCACAGGCCGGATGGCAGCGACGCGAGCCTGGAGGATTTTGCCGGCAAAACCCTGCTTTTGAACCTTTGGGCCACCTGGTGCGTCCCCTGCCGTCAGGAAATGCCGGCTCTCGATCGCCTTCAGGCCCAGCTTGGCTCTCCCAATTTCGAAGTCGTGGCGGTCAATATTGATACGGCGAGGCTCGATAAACCCAATGCCTTTCTCGATGAGATCGGCGTGAAGAGCCTGACCCGCTATGCCGATTCCAAGGCCGAGATTTTTCAGACATTGCGTCAGGCCGGCAAGGTTTTGGGCCTGCCGACGACGATGCTGGTCGGTAAGGACGGCTGCGAGATTGCGACAATGGCGGGGCCTGCGCAATGGGATTCGGCGGAGGCGCAAGCGCTGATCAAGGCCGTGCAGGAGTTTTAG
- a CDS encoding phosphocholine-specific phospholipase C → MDQPTRRDFVRLAAGTAALSPLPLSIRKALAIPASVKTGTIKDVKHIVILMQENRSFDHYFGTMRGVRGFGDRFPIPLASGKPVWYESDGTREITPYHLDQNTMNAALIPSTPHSFSNTQAAWNQGKYGFWPVFKNQYSMGYYTRNEIPFQYALAEAFTICDGYHCSVATGTDPNRIAFWSGSNFNPDLRAKGVNSTDADSEPNNLRCWIKGHWPTPGYTYAGSAFKWPTIPEVLEQAGISWRIYQDPNNNWTGAMNGCLAFESFRTAAPGSSIYKNGMSLWSLADLANDVKNGTLPAVSWVLPSQWQSEHPGAPSSPAHGGDFTQQVLEALTSNPAVWSETVFFLTFDENDGLFDHIPAPAVPSYNLDGTLAGKATLDVAGMYFIDDKAQYLDARDTISGNVRPWGHGPRVPMYVVSPWSRGGWVNSQVFCHTSIGQFLEKRFNIEIPAISPWHRSVSGDMTSAFDFVHPNDAAFPALPDMSNYAQIEAKSITLPIANAPATPQPLYQEGGWRYSRALPYELDVRGDIVGNRKLHLSFHNTGQQGAVFHVYDKLHLDRIPRRYTVEAGKTLTDDFWDTLASDAGHYDLWVYGPNGFVRTFKGTAPKLGEKPEPKVFLHYDAKNGGVRIKVARDGFYGAKITLVDHLNPQEQSPLQVPVYGMAEEFRSLARTSNWYDFTVVGDNNFERRFAGRLETGKDSISDPAMATTLG, encoded by the coding sequence GTGGATCAACCCACTCGTCGTGACTTCGTGCGACTTGCCGCCGGCACAGCGGCTTTGTCACCTTTGCCGCTGAGCATTCGGAAGGCGCTTGCCATTCCCGCATCGGTGAAAACGGGCACGATCAAGGATGTCAAACATATTGTCATCCTGATGCAAGAGAACCGCTCTTTCGATCATTATTTCGGGACGATGCGCGGTGTTCGCGGCTTCGGCGATCGATTCCCGATCCCGCTCGCAAGTGGCAAGCCTGTCTGGTACGAGTCGGACGGCACGCGTGAGATCACGCCTTATCATCTTGATCAGAACACGATGAATGCGGCCTTGATCCCGAGCACGCCGCATAGTTTTTCCAATACACAAGCGGCCTGGAACCAGGGCAAATACGGCTTCTGGCCGGTGTTCAAGAATCAATATTCGATGGGATATTACACTCGTAACGAGATCCCGTTCCAATATGCCCTCGCGGAAGCCTTCACCATCTGCGATGGTTACCATTGTTCGGTCGCCACTGGCACCGACCCCAATCGCATCGCTTTCTGGTCCGGATCGAACTTCAACCCGGATTTACGCGCGAAAGGCGTGAACAGTACTGACGCCGATTCCGAGCCGAATAATCTGCGCTGCTGGATCAAGGGCCACTGGCCCACACCCGGTTATACCTATGCCGGTTCGGCCTTCAAATGGCCGACGATTCCCGAAGTGCTCGAACAGGCTGGCATCAGTTGGCGGATCTACCAGGATCCCAACAACAATTGGACCGGCGCGATGAATGGCTGCCTTGCCTTCGAAAGCTTCCGGACGGCCGCTCCCGGGTCTTCGATCTACAAGAACGGCATGTCGCTTTGGTCCCTCGCCGATCTGGCCAACGATGTGAAAAACGGCACGCTGCCAGCAGTGTCCTGGGTCCTGCCTTCGCAATGGCAGTCCGAACATCCCGGGGCGCCGTCGAGCCCGGCCCATGGCGGCGATTTCACGCAACAAGTTCTGGAGGCGTTGACCTCCAATCCAGCGGTCTGGAGTGAAACCGTCTTTTTCCTGACCTTCGACGAAAATGACGGCCTGTTCGATCACATACCGGCGCCGGCTGTTCCCTCGTATAATCTCGACGGAACGTTGGCTGGCAAGGCCACATTGGATGTGGCCGGTATGTATTTCATCGATGACAAGGCCCAATATCTCGATGCGCGGGATACGATCAGCGGCAATGTGAGACCATGGGGCCATGGTCCTCGCGTGCCGATGTATGTGGTATCGCCCTGGAGCCGAGGCGGCTGGGTGAATTCACAAGTCTTTTGTCATACTTCGATCGGCCAATTCCTTGAAAAGCGATTCAACATCGAGATCCCGGCGATCAGTCCGTGGCATCGCTCTGTCTCCGGTGATATGACGTCCGCGTTTGATTTCGTTCATCCAAACGATGCGGCTTTTCCGGCTCTGCCCGACATGAGCAATTATGCGCAGATCGAGGCCAAATCAATAACCTTGCCGATTGCGAACGCCCCGGCCACGCCACAGCCTCTCTATCAGGAGGGCGGCTGGCGCTATTCGCGGGCGCTTCCTTATGAATTGGATGTGCGGGGCGATATCGTCGGGAACCGCAAGCTTCACCTCTCCTTTCATAACACCGGTCAGCAAGGCGCGGTCTTTCACGTCTATGACAAGCTCCACCTCGATCGCATTCCGCGTCGCTATACTGTGGAAGCGGGGAAAACGCTCACCGACGATTTCTGGGATACACTGGCGAGCGATGCCGGACATTACGATCTCTGGGTCTATGGTCCCAATGGTTTCGTGCGGACGTTCAAGGGCACGGCGCCCAAGCTTGGTGAAAAACCCGAGCCGAAAGTGTTCTTGCACTATGATGCCAAGAACGGCGGCGTGCGTATCAAGGTGGCCAGGGACGGTTTTTATGGGGCCAAGATCACGCTCGTCGATCATTTAAATCCGCAAGAGCAGAGTCCGCTCCAAGTGCCGGTCTATGGGATGGCTGAAGAGTTTCGATCGCTGGCCCGGACAAGCAATTGGTATGATTTTACGGTCGTGGGCGATAATAATTTCGAAAGGCGTTTCGCCGGCCGTCTGGAGACTGGAAAGGACAGCATCAGTGATCCGGCCATGGCGACGACGCTCGGCTGA
- a CDS encoding methyl-accepting chemotaxis protein yields MFKKLPLAQKFLLGFAGILAAVLLISGILFNALYGLDQASRLNNRLSGLVADIDRGGSAVYYQSQTARGYLLNHREDRLPFYQEATRTFADIMAKAKSNSADFPAIQQVIDQLETAGRAWREEVGDPEIALGHDPATYEKAIALVNLPHSVDLMANVRTTLTQARQVIDKESDKAQAAQDYALTTARTTLIIGAVGCLTLSVLIGHWLARVIAKPIESLTQVMRRLADGQLAGEIPCLDRCDELGRMAEAVEVFKRGMIENDRLNAEAKAARDRVEQDRQKRAAIEEEAHRAQQIVIEALGHGLKQLAEGNLLSRLEEPFGGNAEILRTDFNQAVATLNATLTTVRAKGDAIRSGTSEISSATDDLSRRTEQQAASLEETAAALDEITATVKKTAEGATHARDVVSTAKADADKSGAVVAEAIKAMGGIEQSSAQIGQIIGVIDEIAFQTNLLALNAGVEAARAGEAGRGFAVVASEVRALAQRSAEAAKEIKTLIQASSTQVNQGVDLVGETGKALDRIVAQVSEINRIVSEIAASAQEQATGLHQVNTAINQMDQVTQQNAAMVEETTAAAHALTDDGEELSRLITRFRIGDSASSVEGDAKRNPARRDLADGSRLETGRSKARAALTSPPPSPGASSGPSAPKPAGRGLLRPTFEATALKLGESLPSDEGWEEF; encoded by the coding sequence GTGTTCAAGAAACTTCCTCTTGCCCAGAAATTTCTGCTGGGCTTTGCCGGCATTCTCGCCGCCGTCTTGTTGATCAGCGGCATTCTCTTCAATGCCCTTTACGGACTCGACCAGGCCTCGCGGCTCAATAACCGGCTTTCTGGCCTGGTCGCCGATATCGATCGTGGCGGCAGCGCTGTCTATTATCAGTCGCAGACGGCACGTGGCTATCTTCTGAACCATCGCGAGGACCGGCTTCCCTTCTATCAGGAAGCAACACGGACCTTCGCCGATATAATGGCCAAAGCCAAATCCAATAGCGCTGATTTCCCCGCCATTCAGCAAGTCATTGATCAATTGGAGACTGCGGGCCGTGCCTGGCGAGAGGAGGTCGGTGATCCCGAAATCGCGCTTGGCCATGATCCAGCGACCTATGAAAAGGCCATCGCGCTGGTGAATCTGCCGCATAGTGTCGATCTTATGGCGAATGTCCGAACCACTCTCACCCAAGCGCGGCAGGTGATCGACAAGGAATCGGACAAGGCGCAGGCGGCGCAGGATTATGCCCTGACCACGGCTCGCACGACCTTGATCATCGGTGCTGTCGGCTGCCTGACGCTCTCCGTGCTCATCGGTCATTGGCTGGCGCGGGTGATTGCCAAACCGATCGAGAGTCTGACGCAAGTCATGCGGCGGTTGGCCGATGGGCAGCTCGCTGGAGAGATCCCCTGCCTCGACCGATGCGACGAACTTGGCCGCATGGCGGAGGCTGTGGAGGTTTTCAAGCGCGGCATGATCGAGAACGATCGCTTAAATGCCGAGGCCAAGGCGGCGCGTGATCGCGTCGAACAGGACCGCCAGAAACGCGCCGCGATCGAGGAAGAAGCGCATCGGGCGCAGCAGATCGTCATTGAAGCCCTTGGCCATGGTTTGAAACAATTGGCCGAGGGGAATCTTCTCTCACGGCTGGAGGAGCCTTTTGGCGGGAACGCGGAGATCCTGCGCACGGATTTCAACCAGGCTGTTGCCACGCTCAATGCGACGCTCACGACCGTCAGGGCCAAAGGGGACGCGATCCGCTCCGGCACGAGTGAGATTTCAAGCGCCACCGATGATCTGTCACGGCGCACCGAGCAGCAGGCGGCCAGCCTGGAAGAGACGGCCGCCGCTCTCGATGAAATCACCGCCACCGTGAAGAAAACCGCCGAGGGCGCGACCCATGCCCGCGATGTCGTCTCCACAGCCAAGGCCGATGCCGACAAGAGCGGCGCCGTTGTCGCCGAAGCGATCAAGGCCATGGGCGGCATAGAACAATCCTCCGCCCAGATCGGCCAGATCATCGGCGTCATCGATGAAATCGCCTTTCAGACCAATCTCCTTGCCCTCAATGCCGGTGTCGAGGCGGCTAGAGCCGGTGAAGCGGGGCGCGGTTTCGCCGTCGTCGCCTCGGAAGTCCGCGCCTTGGCCCAGCGTTCGGCCGAGGCTGCCAAGGAAATCAAGACCCTGATCCAGGCTTCGAGCACACAGGTCAATCAGGGCGTCGATCTGGTCGGGGAGACCGGCAAGGCGCTCGACCGCATCGTGGCCCAGGTCAGCGAGATCAACCGGATCGTCTCGGAGATCGCCGCCAGCGCCCAGGAGCAGGCGACCGGCCTGCATCAGGTCAACACCGCCATCAACCAGATGGATCAAGTGACGCAACAGAACGCCGCCATGGTGGAGGAGACCACTGCCGCCGCTCATGCTCTGACTGATGATGGCGAGGAGCTTTCCCGACTCATCACGCGCTTCCGCATCGGTGATTCCGCAAGCTCGGTGGAGGGTGATGCAAAGCGAAATCCAGCCCGTCGCGATCTTGCCGACGGTTCGCGTCTCGAGACCGGACGGTCAAAGGCTAGAGCGGCACTGACAAGCCCGCCACCCTCCCCAGGGGCCTCCTCGGGACCGTCCGCGCCGAAGCCGGCGGGACGAGGCCTTCTACGCCCGACTTTCGAGGCAACAGCGCTCAAGCTCGGCGAAAGCCTGCCGAGCGATGAAGGCTGGGAAGAATTCTGA